In bacterium, the sequence GCGATTCCGATCGCCGCGGACCTCGCGGACGAGGTCCAGACCGAGCGGGTGGTCGCAGAGGCCCACGAGCGGCTCGGTCGGATCGATCTGCTCGTGAACAATGCGGGGTATTCGCCGGGGGCAGCGATCGAGCAGTTCTCCCGCGCCGAGCTGCGACACATCTTCGACGTGAACCTGCTCTCGGCCCTTCAGCTGATCGGCCACGTCACACCGATCATGCGAGAACAGGGCGGAGGCCGGATCGTCAACGTCGGCTCCGTCGCCGGCATGATCCCGGCGCCCCTCGCGATCCCCTACGCCGCGACCAAGGTCGGGATGCACGCGGCGACGGACGCCCTCCGCCTCGAGCTCCTGCCCTTCGGCATCCGGCTCTCCCTGGTCATCCCGGGCTTCGTCGATACCGCGGTCTTCGACAACGCCCGCGACGGCGCGCAGCACCTGCGCGAGGATCCGGACAATCCGTACCGCAAGACCATGTTCGACCTCGACGAGCTGGCCAAGAAGAACCTCGAGAACCCGCTCTCGCCGGAGGACGTCGCGAAGGTGATCGTCCGCGCGGCCGAGGCCCGACGCCCGAAGGAGCGCTACTACACGCCCTTCTCGGCCCACGTGCAGGCGGTCGCGATGCACCTGATGCCCGCGCGTCTCAAGGACCGGGTCCTCTCGAGGGTCTATTCGCTGACGACCTAGTCGGATCGCGGGGCACGCGCACCCGGGAAGCGTTCGATCCAAGGCGCGCACCTGGAGCGGCTCGAGACCGCGTGTCCGATCGGACACGCGGCCGGACCTGAGCGCGCCCGAACCCCACCGGGACTCGATTCCCCACGGTGGTCTGCCTACTCTGCACGCCTGAGCCTGAGGGGGGCGAGGCATGCCGGAGAACGATCCGCGACTCGAAGCGATCGAAGCGCGACTGGCCCGAATCGAGGCGGCCCTCGGGCTCCACGACGCGGAGGAAGGAGCGGCATCGGCCTCCGCCACCACCTCGGCGACCGCGACCTCCGCCGACGACGGTCGCGCCGCTCGCCGCGAGCCCGCGCGCCGTCCGCGCCCGAGCGGGCCGCGCCTCGATCCGACGCAGCTGATGGCCTGGGGCGCCAGCTTCGCGTTCATCCTGGCCGCGGGCTACTTCGTGAAGCTCGTCTACGACGCGGGTTGGCTGACGCCCGAACGTCAGATCGGCCTCGCCGGACTCTGCGGCATCGCCCTGATCGGTGGAGGCCTGGCCTTCGCCCGCGTCGATCGAAGCTATGCCGCCTATCTCCCGGCGGTCGGAACCGTCGTCCTCTACCTGGCCGTCTTCTCGGGCCACGTCTTCTACGACTTCTTCGGTCTGATGACCGCGCTCGCCGCCGTCGCCGCGATCACGTTGACGGCGATCTGGCTGGGTCGACGACTCGGGAACAGCGCCTACTCCCTGCTGGCCGCGACGGGCACGTACCTCACGCCGCTGCTCATCGACGCGGCCCGCGCCGACATCATTGACCTCGTCGTGTACTTCTCGGCCTGGGGTCTGCTCTTCTCGTTCGTCGCCCTGCAGGAAGGTCGCCGAACCACCTATCTCGCCGCGCTCTACTTCGCCCTCTTCGGCTTCGACATCGCGTTCCGCATGACCGACGAGTCGGCCTGGGCGCTCGCGGCCGGCTATCAGCTCCTGCAGTTCGCCGTCTTCTCGGCGACTTCCGTCGCCTTCACGATCCGCCACGAACGACCGATGACCTCGGGCGAGGCGGCGACGCACGGACTCGCACTCTTCTACTTCTACGCGATCGAGTTCCTCGTGCTGAAGGAGCACGCACCGGCGCTGGCGCCATGGCTCGCCCTGGCGAGCGTGGCCGCGGTCGTCGTGCTCTATCTCTTCGCCCGCTCGCGGATGGACGACGCCGGTCGTCTCGAGGCGGGTGCGCTCCTCACGAGCACCTACGCGTCGGTCGTCACGGCACACATCGTCTACGTCGAGCTGATGCCCGACGGATGGCATGCCTGGGCCGGCCTGCTGGTTCCGCTTGCCTTCGGGTTCGTGCTCCGCACGACGCCCCGTCCGAGTCGCGCGCTCCTCCCCGCGGCCGCCGTCTCGGGGATCGTCTTCGTGGTGTCCTTCTTGCGAGCCATCTTCGGCCCCGAAGGTGGCGACGACGTCCCGATGCCGGCGCTCCTCCTGATGCTCTACGCCGCCGCGCTCTACGGGATCTACGGCGTCTTCCGTTCGCGCCCGGAGGGCTTCCGCGCGGCGCCGCTCTCGCTCTACGCCGGACACGGCGCCCTGCTGACGGCGAGCGTACGCTTCCTCGACAGCGCGATGGCCATCTCCGTCGCGTGGGCGGTGCTCGCGATCCTGCTCCTGCTCTACTCGATCAAGCGCCTCGATCGTACGGTGGGCCAGTCTTCGCTCGTGATCTTCACGGCCTCGAGCCTCAAGGTCCTGATCCACGACCTGTCGGACAGCACGCCGATCGTGCGCGTCGTCACCCTCGTCGTGCTCGCGGCGAGTCTCTACGCGGGAGGCTGGCTCTACCAGAAGATCGGCGGCAACGACGACGCCTATCATCCCGATCCTCGCGTGAACGAACAGCTCAACCTCATCCGACGACTCGCAGGCCCCGACCGGAGCGACGAGGACGTCGCGGCGGAGCTGGTCCGGCGCGGCGTCGAGTGCCTCGACCCCGGCAAGGAGTGGACGGCCGACCTGGTCGCGCGCATTCGCCAGGAATTCGGCTTCCGCTGAGGCGCGGAAGCCTGGGGAGCGACGCGCTCGCGAGGCCTCTCCCGGGTCTGCCCGATCTCGCCCCGGTCGGGACGCC encodes:
- a CDS encoding DUF2339 domain-containing protein, whose translation is MPENDPRLEAIEARLARIEAALGLHDAEEGAASASATTSATATSADDGRAARREPARRPRPSGPRLDPTQLMAWGASFAFILAAGYFVKLVYDAGWLTPERQIGLAGLCGIALIGGGLAFARVDRSYAAYLPAVGTVVLYLAVFSGHVFYDFFGLMTALAAVAAITLTAIWLGRRLGNSAYSLLAATGTYLTPLLIDAARADIIDLVVYFSAWGLLFSFVALQEGRRTTYLAALYFALFGFDIAFRMTDESAWALAAGYQLLQFAVFSATSVAFTIRHERPMTSGEAATHGLALFYFYAIEFLVLKEHAPALAPWLALASVAAVVVLYLFARSRMDDAGRLEAGALLTSTYASVVTAHIVYVELMPDGWHAWAGLLVPLAFGFVLRTTPRPSRALLPAAAVSGIVFVVSFLRAIFGPEGGDDVPMPALLLMLYAAALYGIYGVFRSRPEGFRAAPLSLYAGHGALLTASVRFLDSAMAISVAWAVLAILLLLYSIKRLDRTVGQSSLVIFTASSLKVLIHDLSDSTPIVRVVTLVVLAASLYAGGWLYQKIGGNDDAYHPDPRVNEQLNLIRRLAGPDRSDEDVAAELVRRGVECLDPGKEWTADLVARIRQEFGFR
- a CDS encoding SDR family oxidoreductase, with protein sequence MSESQTPASKTALVTGASSGIGEAAARALAEKGYDVALVARRTDLLDLCAKRVEELGRRAIPIAADLADEVQTERVVAEAHERLGRIDLLVNNAGYSPGAAIEQFSRAELRHIFDVNLLSALQLIGHVTPIMREQGGGRIVNVGSVAGMIPAPLAIPYAATKVGMHAATDALRLELLPFGIRLSLVIPGFVDTAVFDNARDGAQHLREDPDNPYRKTMFDLDELAKKNLENPLSPEDVAKVIVRAAEARRPKERYYTPFSAHVQAVAMHLMPARLKDRVLSRVYSLTT